In a genomic window of Hippoglossus stenolepis isolate QCI-W04-F060 chromosome 15, HSTE1.2, whole genome shotgun sequence:
- the LOC118121794 gene encoding uncharacterized protein LOC118121794: MSHCFQLNASQETEFLLAARKRIHELFERLAHDGSQMADHLKVTGYIMGYLSILTGHRSVVLTNMTKQNVLDCQVWSDGNRFQVMVDDNKTVRSFGQAAFCLNKAEYGWLQHMSQGKCCVRGQDCLYIFHTSLGLQIAKPANFLNIAWVDAGMKGQIDFNKIRSSVSTQANDYLSEKERRQVAKAMCHDPDTAERFYVALPDKEACYRTRVLRMKALQLATENPSKEDQPSDNAEEALLAGSPDTSSDSDEPTYDDEPDTSSSLSPEEMRIMKRKRGFDVSSSDEEHLADEKSTESVVSPSKCSVVVDRMKPSIFKYFNEKRNTADVPRGCEPETSE, from the exons ATGTCCCACTGTTTTCAGCTTAATGCTTCTCAAGAAACAGAGTTTTTGCTGGCTGCCAGGAAAAGGATTCATGAGTTGTTTG AACGCTTAGCCCATGATGGATCCCAGATGGCTGACCATTTAAAGGTCACCGGCTATATAATGGGCTATTTGTCCATTCTGACGGGACACAGATCAGTCGTTCTGACCAATATGACAAAGCAGAACGTCCTCGACTGTCAGGTTTGGTCTGATGGGAATCGATTCCAAGTCATG GTTGATGACAACAAGACTGTGCGGTCATTTGGCCAGGCTGCCTTTTGCCTCAACAAGGCTGAATATGGGTGGCTACAACACATGAGCCAGGGAAAATGCTGTGTGAGAGGTCAGGACTGCCTGTACATTTTCCACACCTCACTCGGCCTTCAAATTGCCAAGCCCGCCAACTTCCTCAACATTGCATGGGTGGATGCCGGGATGAAAGGACAAATTGATTTTAACAAGATCAGGAGCAGCGTCTCAACACAA GCAAACGATTACCTATCGGAGAAGGAGAGACGGCAGGTGGCCAAAGCCATGTGCCATGACCCGGACACGGCCGAAAGATTTTATGTGGCTCTGCCGGACAAAGAAGCATGCTATAGAACCAGAGTGCTCAGGATGAAGGCTCTCCAGTTGGCCACTGAAAACCCTTCTAAAGAGGACCAACCAAGTGACAACGCTGAGGAAGCTCTGTTGGCTGGTTCTCCAGACACGAGCTCAGACAGTGACGAGCCGACATATGACGATGAACCAGATACCAGCTCGTCACTGTCTCCTGAGGAGATGAGGATCATGAAACGCAAACGGGGTTTTGATGTTTCATCATCAGATGAAGAACACCTGGCAGATGAGAAGAGCACAGAGTCTGTAGTCTCCCCGTCAAAATGCTCGGTGGTTGTGGACCGGATGAAACCATCcatttttaagtattttaatgaaaaaaggaaCACAGCAGATGTGCCACGAGGATGCGAGCCTGAAACCAGTGAGTAG